A genomic segment from Candidatus Korarchaeum cryptofilum OPF8 encodes:
- a CDS encoding Era-like GTP-binding protein: MQTAQELHQDGFFSKLFSAIYKRKKISLGIYGPVNSGKTTLANRICMDFAGRKMGSVSRVPHETRSVNVMENVVLKLKNGSSIIMDVIDTPGIATRITYRSFMRYGFKKDEAVERAAEAARGVVEAIRSMERVNLALLVIDSSKDATSQVNWVIAGNLKARLIPYIVVANKIDLPYARPKSVKRVFPDDIVIPISALRGDNISSLYEAIVSLAR; this comes from the coding sequence ATGCAGACCGCGCAGGAGCTCCACCAAGATGGGTTCTTTTCCAAGCTGTTCTCAGCTATATATAAGAGGAAGAAGATCTCCCTCGGCATATACGGCCCGGTCAACTCCGGAAAGACCACATTAGCCAATAGGATATGCATGGACTTCGCCGGCAGGAAGATGGGCTCCGTGAGCAGAGTGCCCCATGAGACCAGATCAGTGAACGTGATGGAGAACGTCGTCTTGAAGCTGAAGAACGGGTCCTCGATAATCATGGATGTCATAGATACCCCGGGGATAGCGACCAGGATAACTTACAGGAGCTTCATGAGATACGGGTTCAAGAAGGATGAAGCGGTGGAGAGAGCTGCTGAAGCAGCTAGAGGGGTGGTTGAAGCTATAAGAAGTATGGAGAGGGTTAATTTAGCTTTGTTAGTCATAGATTCGAGTAAGGATGCTACCTCCCAGGTCAACTGGGTCATAGCCGGTAACCTGAAGGCCAGGCTCATCCCTTACATAGTGGTAGCTAATAAGATAGATCTGCCCTACGCCAGGCCTAAGAGCGTCAAGAGGGTATTTCCGGATGATATCGTCATCCCCATATCCGCTCTGAGGGGAGACAATATAAGCTCCCTTTACGAAGCAATAGTGAGTTTAGCCAGATAG
- a CDS encoding NAD(+)/NADH kinase — MHEKGFRVSKVVLLYNRDRERSYRIFERLRSSLLSNEIEVVEDHREAEVAVVIGGDGTVLRAFHQVGSLPILGVKDGTFGTLLEFDSTQLDIIPEILREGEFWLEHALTLEIIDSKLSLIALNEFLVRSGKLGKSSRLGLAIDDAPLGECICDGIIVATPTGSYAYSLAAGGPVLDPRCDNIAISYVAPWPPSLVPAVRSIVVPSSSVVEVWSTSPFLYVVADGLSPVRLRPPLRISRSRREAVFIRKSPDPTEFYKRMVKRMIPKTLTGILHYEKLRPAPAKSLNLDGADQ, encoded by the coding sequence ATGCATGAAAAGGGATTCAGGGTGAGTAAAGTCGTACTGCTCTACAATAGGGATAGGGAGAGGTCCTATAGGATATTCGAGAGGCTGAGATCTTCCCTACTCTCGAATGAAATCGAGGTAGTGGAGGACCATAGGGAGGCGGAGGTGGCCGTAGTCATAGGCGGGGACGGAACTGTGCTGAGGGCATTCCATCAGGTGGGGAGCCTCCCAATCCTGGGAGTTAAGGATGGGACCTTCGGGACATTACTGGAGTTCGATTCAACGCAGTTAGATATAATACCTGAGATCCTGAGGGAAGGGGAGTTCTGGTTGGAGCATGCTCTCACATTAGAGATAATAGATTCGAAATTAAGTCTAATAGCCCTGAACGAATTTCTGGTGAGGAGCGGCAAGCTTGGGAAATCTTCCAGGCTCGGCCTGGCTATAGACGATGCCCCCCTGGGTGAGTGCATATGCGATGGGATCATAGTGGCGACGCCCACCGGATCCTACGCTTACTCCCTAGCCGCGGGAGGCCCGGTATTGGATCCCCGTTGCGATAACATAGCTATATCTTACGTGGCCCCCTGGCCCCCGAGCCTCGTGCCCGCTGTTAGATCTATAGTAGTACCGTCCTCCTCGGTCGTGGAAGTCTGGTCCACTTCCCCCTTCCTCTACGTAGTGGCGGATGGCCTCTCCCCTGTCAGGCTGAGGCCCCCGCTGAGGATCTCCCGCTCAAGGAGAGAAGCTGTATTCATAAGGAAGTCCCCGGATCCGACGGAATTCTACAAGAGAATGGTTAAAAGGATGATCCCGAAGACTCTAACCGGTATACTGCATTACGAGAAGCTCAGGCCGGCCCCCGCAAAATCTTTAAATCTTGATGGAGCAGATCAATGA
- a CDS encoding DEAD/DEAH box helicase yields the protein MGLNEFLSRVGVKELYPTQREILERGLVSEGNFVLAAPTASGKTLAAEIVMNEELEKGGKIVYLVPLRSLAYEKYEEFSRVFDKWSVRVSIGDYDSSDEPLGKHDLIVMTYEKFDSLQRHRSSWLSSVSLLVLDEVHYVGDPSRGPTLEMAVSKFMHENQSRRIALSATITNLEEIADWLQAVPIRVDWRPVPLRVGMYVEGKLIYPDGEERLEGEGIIPLLRKCLVEGGQAIVFYNRRSDAVSWAEKLASHFNMSGELLEEVNLSSYGSSKLLEKLSNVMRRGVAFHHAGLPFELRRAVERAFKRGSVRILTATPTLAAGVNLPARTVIVSSYMRYNPKLGRMTPISIMEFWQMAGRAGRPGYDPYGEAYIIAKRSEAKRVFEYISSEPEPISSNLHDTSLLKNHLLALIASMEPISSGEILDIFKRTLLYIQGGDKFLRRTIPFLLDSLKEAGFLQEVRNSYRATSLGRRISELYIDTSSAQMMIEALDELNKRYKVEDVELPVLHLLCMLPDMPKVYGRGRAELLREAIEELDPLIPMEESPISSPSELLQVMRGALSLKMWISGQSDGEIEEKLGVEPGDLRNLAENGEWLCYSFSEISKLFGEKELSEWLRILSMRIRYGVPEELLSLVILKGVGRVRAKLLYEAGYRTVRDIAEAEPEQLERIVGIGKQLSRELVDQARSLAYVGSSDR from the coding sequence ATGGGCTTGAATGAGTTCTTGAGTAGAGTAGGAGTTAAGGAGCTCTACCCGACTCAGAGGGAGATCTTGGAAAGGGGGCTCGTTAGCGAGGGGAATTTCGTGCTGGCAGCCCCTACTGCCTCCGGCAAGACCCTGGCGGCTGAGATTGTGATGAATGAGGAGCTGGAGAAGGGGGGAAAGATAGTCTACCTAGTCCCTCTCAGGTCCCTAGCTTACGAGAAGTACGAGGAGTTCTCCAGGGTCTTCGATAAGTGGAGCGTTAGGGTATCTATAGGCGACTACGATTCCTCGGATGAGCCCCTGGGGAAGCATGACCTCATAGTGATGACCTATGAGAAATTCGACTCCCTCCAGAGGCACAGGAGCTCCTGGCTGAGTAGCGTGAGCTTACTGGTCCTGGATGAGGTTCACTACGTGGGCGATCCGAGCAGGGGGCCAACTCTCGAGATGGCCGTATCCAAGTTCATGCATGAGAATCAGTCGAGGAGGATAGCCTTAAGCGCCACTATAACTAACTTGGAGGAGATAGCCGATTGGTTGCAGGCCGTCCCGATAAGGGTCGATTGGAGGCCTGTCCCCCTGAGGGTGGGGATGTACGTTGAGGGGAAGCTGATATATCCGGATGGGGAGGAGAGGCTCGAGGGGGAGGGGATAATACCTCTGCTTAGGAAGTGCTTAGTTGAGGGGGGCCAGGCCATAGTTTTCTACAATAGGAGGAGTGATGCCGTATCCTGGGCCGAGAAATTAGCTTCTCACTTCAATATGAGTGGTGAGTTACTTGAGGAAGTGAACTTATCCTCCTACGGCTCCTCCAAGCTCCTTGAGAAGCTCTCCAATGTGATGAGGAGGGGGGTGGCTTTCCATCACGCTGGCCTGCCCTTCGAGCTGAGGAGAGCCGTGGAGAGGGCCTTCAAGAGGGGCTCAGTCAGGATATTGACGGCCACACCCACTCTCGCAGCCGGTGTGAACTTACCAGCTAGAACCGTGATAGTGAGCTCCTACATGAGGTACAACCCTAAGCTGGGCAGGATGACTCCCATCTCTATCATGGAGTTCTGGCAGATGGCCGGCAGGGCCGGAAGGCCTGGCTACGATCCCTACGGGGAAGCTTACATAATAGCTAAGCGGAGCGAGGCTAAGAGGGTATTCGAGTACATAAGCTCCGAGCCCGAGCCCATCTCATCCAACTTGCACGATACATCTCTACTGAAGAACCACTTGCTGGCCCTTATAGCGAGCATGGAGCCGATATCCTCGGGGGAGATACTCGATATATTCAAGAGGACTCTCCTTTACATTCAGGGAGGGGATAAGTTCCTGAGGAGGACCATACCTTTCCTCCTGGATTCTCTAAAGGAAGCTGGATTCCTCCAGGAGGTTAGGAATTCATATAGAGCGACATCCCTAGGGAGGAGGATCTCGGAGCTCTATATAGATACATCATCAGCCCAGATGATGATAGAGGCTTTAGATGAGTTAAATAAGAGGTATAAGGTTGAGGACGTCGAGCTTCCAGTTCTCCATCTCCTCTGCATGCTCCCTGACATGCCAAAAGTCTACGGTAGGGGTAGGGCTGAGTTGCTCAGGGAAGCTATTGAGGAGCTCGATCCCCTGATCCCAATGGAGGAGTCACCCATCTCATCCCCAAGCGAGCTCCTGCAGGTGATGAGGGGGGCTCTATCCCTCAAGATGTGGATATCGGGCCAGAGCGATGGGGAGATAGAGGAGAAGCTTGGGGTCGAGCCCGGTGACTTGAGGAACTTAGCTGAGAATGGAGAGTGGCTCTGTTACTCATTCTCAGAAATATCGAAGCTTTTTGGTGAGAAAGAATTATCGGAGTGGCTCAGAATACTATCGATGAGGATAAGATATGGGGTGCCCGAGGAACTACTGTCGCTTGTGATCCTGAAGGGTGTGGGTAGGGTGAGGGCTAAGCTCCTCTACGAAGCCGGATACAGGACCGTTAGGGATATAGCTGAAGCCGAGCCAGAGCAACTCGAGAGGATAGTTGGTATAGGTAAGCAGCTCTCCAGGGAGCTAGTGGATCAGGCGAGGTCGTTGGCCTATGTGGGTTCATCCGATAGATAG
- a CDS encoding Mut7-C RNAse domain-containing protein encodes MEFIVDSMSGKIAKWLRILGHSVKYVSPKEDDSSVLKLAGGAVLITRDHELLERARKMNLEAHEVPQDLMAAMVSISNLGIRLRIDPRGTRCPFCDEPLSIVRNREIGIELPREVIRGHRRFLLCRKCGKVFWFGSHYWKMLGTLARVKEKREEMRIGGGL; translated from the coding sequence ATGGAGTTCATCGTCGATTCGATGAGCGGGAAGATCGCTAAGTGGCTCAGGATCCTCGGCCACAGCGTCAAATACGTTTCACCTAAAGAGGACGATTCCTCCGTACTGAAGCTCGCGGGGGGAGCTGTCCTCATAACTAGGGATCATGAGCTCCTGGAGAGAGCTAGGAAGATGAACTTGGAGGCACATGAGGTGCCTCAGGATCTGATGGCAGCTATGGTCTCGATATCGAATCTGGGGATCAGGCTGAGGATAGACCCGAGGGGGACGAGGTGCCCCTTCTGCGACGAGCCCCTCTCGATCGTCAGAAATCGGGAAATAGGTATTGAGCTGCCTAGGGAGGTTATTAGGGGGCACAGGAGGTTCTTGTTGTGCAGGAAATGCGGGAAGGTATTCTGGTTCGGATCCCACTACTGGAAGATGCTGGGGACTCTAGCGAGAGTAAAGGAAAAAAGGGAGGAGATGAGAATAGGCGGGGGCCTATGA
- a CDS encoding tRNA (adenine-N1)-methyltransferase encodes MDLISEDDAALLVVYGKKGKPKKFLVKVKRGKVLHTHKGSIDLSEIIGKEWGCVIETSKGERVEVHKPILTDYIEKIGRATQIIYPKDAGFMILKSGIRPGDTVVEIGTGSGALTMVLANFLGRSGRLYSYDIRRESLETAERNLRLLGIDNVVLKHKDAKEGIDESNVDAIFLDIPDPWEILPQVHERLKPNGPFLAFLPSCEQVNKTVLKAREVGFGLIEIHEILDREYESDERRTRPAPWMIGHTGFIVIGRKISRS; translated from the coding sequence TTGGACCTGATATCTGAGGATGATGCGGCGCTACTAGTCGTCTATGGGAAGAAGGGGAAACCTAAGAAGTTCTTGGTCAAGGTGAAGAGGGGTAAAGTCTTACATACGCATAAGGGTTCAATAGATCTCTCTGAGATCATAGGGAAGGAGTGGGGTTGCGTAATCGAGACTAGCAAGGGGGAGAGGGTCGAGGTACATAAGCCCATATTGACGGATTATATTGAAAAGATAGGGAGAGCTACACAAATAATTTATCCTAAGGATGCGGGTTTCATGATACTAAAATCTGGCATAAGGCCAGGGGATACTGTAGTTGAGATAGGGACGGGATCCGGGGCCCTGACGATGGTGCTCGCCAATTTCCTGGGCCGGAGCGGGAGGCTTTACAGCTACGATATCAGGAGGGAATCACTGGAGACGGCTGAGAGGAACTTGAGGCTTTTAGGGATCGATAATGTGGTATTAAAGCATAAGGATGCGAAAGAGGGTATAGATGAGTCAAATGTTGATGCAATATTCTTAGATATTCCCGATCCATGGGAGATCTTGCCTCAAGTTCATGAGAGGCTGAAGCCGAATGGCCCCTTCCTGGCCTTCCTCCCCTCATGCGAGCAGGTCAATAAGACCGTCCTGAAAGCTAGAGAAGTGGGATTCGGGCTCATTGAAATACATGAGATCCTGGATAGAGAATATGAGAGCGATGAGAGGAGGACAAGGCCGGCCCCATGGATGATAGGGCACACGGGCTTCATCGTGATCGGGAGGAAGATCTCGAGGTCCTGA
- a CDS encoding minichromosome maintenance protein MCM produces MSSEELVEKYKSFIRYYRDENNEPIYQKALAQLIEEQRRSLSVNWYHLYNFNPDFREIAEDIVMNPSLHISAGSSAIKELVMELMPMTEEFRIYSEGDFHLRFYNVPTKASFRDLTKFSIGRLIEIEGIITRVSDIYDKLVRASFICTNCGRIEEIDIIGEKLRVLEKCPECGAPMKLDHEMSKFIRWRSVRIQERPEDLPPGMMPEHVDGILTDDIVDDVKPGDRVRVTGIIRIKPARRDEGREGLIYKRYLEIIHVEVPNRVYEKLEITPEDEEEILKLSEREDLEELIVKSIAPSVFGWADVKRAIAYALFGGSTKILADGSKVRGEINVLLVGDPGVAKSQLLKYTAQLAPRGLYTTGKGSTAAGLTAAVVRDSATGGWTLEAGALVLADMGVACIDEFDKMSEDDRRSIHEAMEQQTISIAKAGIVATLNARTTIIAAANPKKGKYDDYVTVAENINLPPTILSRFDLVFIMKDRPGVESDSMVAEHILITRMGRNPEAKPPIDPNLLKKYIAYAKQNIDPILTDEAAERIKNYYVDVRGRGIKESEEGIVQDLISITPRQLEALIRLSEARARMHLRREVTAEDAEMAINLMEITLKGAAYDIVSGHFDITGWMTGISFPEVKRREVVFQIIKQLAEGSEDGLVDRDVVVRMAAERLNLKGKEYVIEDILRKLNEDGLIIFPPGGKIRLI; encoded by the coding sequence ATGAGCTCAGAGGAGCTGGTCGAGAAGTATAAGAGCTTCATCAGGTACTACAGGGACGAGAACAACGAGCCCATCTATCAGAAGGCACTAGCACAATTAATAGAGGAACAGAGGAGGTCCTTGAGCGTTAATTGGTACCATTTATATAATTTTAACCCTGATTTCAGGGAAATAGCTGAGGATATTGTGATGAATCCCTCCCTGCATATCTCAGCGGGCTCCTCAGCAATCAAGGAGCTTGTGATGGAGCTAATGCCGATGACTGAGGAGTTCAGGATATACAGCGAGGGCGACTTTCACTTAAGGTTCTACAACGTCCCAACTAAGGCCTCATTCAGGGATTTAACGAAGTTCTCGATAGGGAGATTGATAGAGATAGAGGGTATAATAACCAGGGTCTCAGATATCTACGATAAGCTCGTCAGGGCATCATTCATCTGTACTAACTGCGGGAGGATTGAGGAGATAGATATAATCGGGGAGAAGCTCAGGGTTCTGGAGAAATGCCCTGAGTGTGGCGCTCCAATGAAGCTGGATCATGAGATGAGCAAGTTCATAAGGTGGCGTAGCGTCAGGATTCAGGAGAGGCCCGAGGACTTGCCACCGGGTATGATGCCGGAGCACGTGGATGGAATACTCACCGATGATATAGTTGACGATGTGAAACCCGGGGACAGGGTCAGGGTGACTGGGATAATAAGGATAAAGCCGGCTAGGAGGGATGAGGGAAGGGAGGGGCTCATATATAAGAGGTACTTGGAGATAATACATGTAGAAGTCCCGAATAGAGTTTACGAGAAGCTAGAGATAACTCCAGAGGATGAGGAGGAGATACTGAAGCTCTCTGAGAGGGAGGATCTGGAGGAGCTCATAGTGAAGTCCATAGCCCCCTCCGTATTCGGTTGGGCCGATGTGAAGAGGGCAATAGCTTACGCTCTATTCGGGGGGAGCACGAAGATACTGGCTGACGGCTCTAAAGTGAGGGGGGAGATAAATGTACTTCTGGTGGGCGATCCAGGTGTCGCTAAGAGCCAGCTCCTCAAATACACAGCTCAGCTAGCCCCCAGAGGGCTCTATACGACTGGGAAAGGCTCCACTGCTGCTGGACTGACAGCAGCAGTCGTGAGGGATTCCGCGACCGGAGGATGGACTCTGGAGGCCGGGGCCTTAGTGCTAGCGGATATGGGAGTAGCGTGCATAGATGAGTTCGATAAGATGAGCGAGGACGATAGGAGATCAATACATGAGGCTATGGAGCAGCAGACTATTTCAATAGCGAAAGCTGGCATAGTAGCAACCCTAAATGCCAGGACAACGATAATAGCTGCTGCAAATCCTAAGAAGGGGAAATACGATGATTATGTGACGGTAGCCGAGAACATAAACCTACCACCGACCATACTATCGAGGTTCGATCTCGTCTTCATAATGAAGGACAGGCCTGGGGTGGAGTCTGATAGCATGGTGGCTGAGCACATACTCATAACTAGGATGGGGAGGAATCCTGAAGCGAAGCCCCCGATAGATCCTAATCTCCTCAAGAAGTACATAGCTTACGCTAAGCAGAACATAGACCCTATACTCACGGATGAAGCGGCTGAGAGGATAAAGAATTACTACGTAGATGTGAGGGGGAGGGGTATCAAGGAGAGTGAGGAAGGGATCGTTCAGGATCTGATTTCGATAACCCCGAGGCAATTGGAAGCCCTGATAAGGTTGAGCGAAGCTAGGGCCAGGATGCACTTGAGGAGGGAGGTGACAGCTGAGGATGCTGAGATGGCGATAAACCTGATGGAGATAACTCTCAAGGGGGCGGCCTACGATATAGTATCGGGACACTTCGATATAACCGGATGGATGACCGGCATCTCGTTCCCCGAGGTGAAGAGGAGGGAAGTGGTTTTCCAGATCATAAAACAGCTGGCCGAGGGGAGTGAGGATGGCCTAGTGGATAGGGACGTTGTAGTGAGGATGGCGGCGGAGAGGCTCAACCTGAAGGGGAAGGAGTACGTCATCGAAGATATACTCAGGAAGCTCAATGAGGACGGCCTGATAATATTCCCGCCGGGAGGGAAGATAAGGCTCATATAA
- a CDS encoding rubredoxin-type Fe(Cys)4 protein, whose translation MPVRMILKCRSCGFEMDAERSDSSIPEACPSCGARELEFQVSLEIARVEEEAGVEPLLSEAFIKQVSRGEYLIDIPADDVAIAELEPGVYEIIIRTSRSSSRSR comes from the coding sequence ATGCCGGTCAGAATGATCCTTAAGTGCAGATCCTGTGGCTTCGAGATGGATGCGGAGAGGTCAGATTCCTCCATCCCCGAGGCCTGCCCATCCTGTGGAGCCAGGGAGCTGGAGTTCCAGGTGAGCCTCGAGATCGCCCGAGTTGAGGAGGAAGCTGGAGTTGAGCCCCTCCTCAGTGAGGCGTTCATAAAGCAGGTGTCTCGCGGTGAATACCTGATAGATATACCAGCTGATGATGTAGCCATAGCTGAGCTCGAGCCCGGGGTCTATGAGATCATAATCAGGACCTCGAGATCTTCCTCCCGATCACGATGA
- a CDS encoding MBL fold metallo-hydrolase, whose protein sequence is MGGARSIGRSSVEIICRNPIILDSGVDVGASSNLLPSEPRSDPEALILTHAHLDHYGASPLILRRWGCDTYVTPPTVDVGEVLLKDFVSLSSEYAERPYSIQDIQLIRRREKSVRLNDYVALDGWELRTFNAGHVLGSIMIHLTAVDGPSILYTGDINTAGTRTLRGAETELPKVDYLIIEGTYGGDDDIHPSRKKVERQFIEDIRNVIASGGVTIIPTFALGRAQEVLLTLISHMESGVLQEVPIFVDGMIREISKYYNAYWSWLRPELQRMIRESKRGLFDHRAIEEVRNREELLEISEPFIIVTTSGMLQGGPVLTYLKHFGTKRGNLIYLTGYQVRGTRGRMLLDGIRQIPMPDGIIEVKSDVKFADFSAHADQPNLINFITKVAGRGLKEVILVHGEPDKLIQLRRKLEARGIRAYIPYEGEVLRIK, encoded by the coding sequence TTGGGAGGAGCCAGATCAATAGGTAGATCGAGCGTTGAGATAATCTGCAGGAATCCCATAATACTGGACTCCGGAGTGGATGTGGGGGCCAGTTCGAACCTCCTCCCATCCGAGCCCAGGTCGGATCCCGAGGCCCTGATCCTCACCCACGCTCACCTAGACCACTACGGGGCCAGCCCCCTTATACTGAGGAGGTGGGGCTGCGATACCTACGTAACTCCCCCAACGGTCGATGTGGGGGAGGTGCTCCTGAAGGACTTCGTCAGCCTCTCCTCGGAATATGCTGAGAGGCCCTACTCCATCCAGGACATCCAGCTCATTAGGAGGAGGGAGAAATCGGTCAGGCTCAACGACTACGTAGCTCTGGATGGATGGGAGCTCAGGACCTTCAACGCCGGTCACGTCCTGGGTTCCATAATGATACACCTTACTGCAGTGGACGGACCCAGCATCCTCTACACAGGAGATATAAACACAGCTGGGACCAGGACCCTTAGAGGGGCCGAGACTGAGCTCCCCAAGGTCGATTATTTGATAATAGAGGGTACCTATGGCGGGGATGATGATATACATCCCTCGAGGAAGAAGGTGGAGAGGCAGTTCATAGAGGATATAAGGAACGTTATAGCCAGTGGGGGGGTCACTATAATACCTACTTTCGCCCTGGGCAGGGCCCAGGAAGTCTTATTAACTTTGATAAGCCATATGGAATCCGGTGTCCTTCAGGAAGTCCCGATATTCGTTGATGGAATGATAAGGGAGATATCGAAATACTACAACGCTTACTGGTCCTGGTTGAGGCCCGAGCTCCAGAGGATGATAAGGGAGAGCAAGAGGGGGCTCTTCGATCACAGGGCCATAGAGGAAGTGAGGAATAGGGAGGAGCTTCTGGAGATAAGCGAGCCCTTCATAATCGTCACTACATCGGGAATGCTTCAGGGAGGTCCTGTGCTCACATATTTGAAGCACTTCGGGACGAAGAGGGGGAATCTCATATACCTCACTGGCTATCAAGTTAGGGGAACGAGGGGGAGGATGCTTTTAGATGGTATAAGGCAGATCCCGATGCCGGACGGTATTATAGAGGTGAAGAGCGATGTCAAATTCGCCGATTTCTCAGCTCACGCTGATCAGCCCAATCTGATAAACTTCATAACGAAGGTAGCGGGCAGGGGGCTCAAGGAAGTGATATTAGTTCACGGTGAGCCTGATAAGTTGATCCAGCTCAGGAGGAAGTTGGAGGCCAGGGGGATAAGGGCCTATATACCCTATGAGGGTGAGGTATTGAGGATAAAGTGA
- the purB gene encoding adenylosuccinate lyase: MWVHPIDSRYGSELMRAIFRQENRIKLMARVEALYARALAERGFIPKEAAEAIERAAEEVTPEDVRAEEALVKHETMALVRAISKRAGRYGEYLHLGLTSNDVLDTVMGVQIRQAGSIILRSSASLLEKIVKRGEESLDIVCLGRTHGVVADPIPLSMKFALWSYYVRRSIARFMDSLNEASVGKLRGAVGTAAASIELGIKDPLEVESEVLAALGLSPPEITTQVVPRDRLAHLILSMSLFSSALDTIANEIRNLHRTEISEVKEHFEERQVGSSTMPHKMNPINSEKVCGLARLMRSLAIAALENVVLEHERDLTNSSVERAILPEAFLILEEQINTLSAVIENLEIDRVRIGENLEKYGDIALSERLMIWLVKKGLGRQEAHEIVRSISLRSHRSGRRFIDEVLADESLSKILRPEEIEAIFSPRSYLGLGRELSIEEFRAAREFLKEVLLNG, from the coding sequence ATGTGGGTTCATCCGATAGATAGCAGGTATGGATCCGAGCTCATGAGGGCTATATTCAGGCAGGAGAATAGGATAAAGCTGATGGCGAGGGTCGAGGCCCTCTACGCTAGAGCTTTAGCTGAGAGGGGATTCATACCCAAAGAGGCCGCTGAGGCAATTGAGAGAGCGGCTGAGGAAGTCACACCCGAGGATGTGAGGGCTGAGGAAGCTTTGGTGAAGCACGAAACCATGGCACTAGTCAGGGCCATTTCTAAGAGGGCCGGGAGGTATGGGGAGTACTTGCATCTGGGCCTGACATCGAACGATGTGCTCGATACGGTGATGGGGGTCCAGATAAGGCAGGCCGGATCGATAATACTGAGGAGCTCCGCCTCCCTCCTGGAGAAGATAGTCAAGAGGGGGGAGGAATCCCTGGATATAGTTTGCCTGGGGAGGACCCATGGAGTGGTGGCTGATCCAATTCCCCTATCGATGAAGTTCGCCCTATGGTCCTACTATGTAAGGAGATCGATCGCCAGGTTCATGGACTCCCTCAATGAGGCATCTGTCGGCAAGCTCAGGGGGGCTGTAGGTACTGCAGCGGCCTCCATTGAATTGGGGATCAAGGATCCTCTGGAGGTTGAGAGCGAGGTACTCGCTGCTTTGGGATTGAGCCCCCCGGAGATAACTACGCAAGTGGTCCCGAGGGATAGGTTGGCCCATCTGATCCTCTCCATGTCCCTCTTCTCATCCGCGCTGGATACGATAGCTAATGAGATAAGGAACCTCCACAGGACTGAGATAAGCGAGGTCAAGGAGCACTTCGAGGAGAGGCAGGTGGGTTCGAGCACCATGCCCCACAAGATGAACCCCATTAACAGCGAGAAGGTATGCGGATTGGCTAGGTTGATGAGGTCATTGGCCATAGCTGCTCTAGAGAACGTGGTGCTTGAGCATGAGAGGGATCTCACCAATAGCTCTGTGGAGAGGGCAATTTTACCTGAGGCCTTCCTGATCCTTGAGGAGCAGATAAACACCCTCTCTGCAGTCATAGAGAACCTGGAAATAGATAGGGTGAGGATAGGGGAGAACTTGGAGAAATACGGTGATATCGCCCTGAGCGAGAGGTTAATGATATGGTTAGTTAAGAAGGGATTGGGGAGGCAGGAGGCTCACGAGATAGTGAGGAGCATATCCTTGAGATCCCACAGGAGCGGTAGGAGGTTCATCGATGAAGTACTGGCCGATGAGTCCCTATCCAAGATACTGAGGCCTGAGGAGATCGAGGCCATATTCAGCCCCCGGAGCTACTTGGGTCTGGGGAGGGAGCTATCTATCGAGGAGTTCAGAGCGGCGAGGGAGTTCCTGAAGGAGGTGCTTCTAAACGGGTGA